The nucleotide window GTTTGGCGTTAAAAGCTCATAGCATAAACTTGATTACGTCCATTTTCCTTAGCGTGGTATAAAGCTTTATCTGCATTTTTATAGAGCCCATCTAGAGATATAGTTGTGATAACCTCCGTTGTAGCAACGCCTAAGCTTAGTGTGCATGCTGTTGAAATATATTGAAATGGGTGATGTAAAACGGCCATGCGCAAAGCTTCTGCTAGCTGCTTCGCATTGTCACGATTGCAATTAGGTACTAAAATAACAAATTCATCTCCACCATAGCGACCGAAAATGGAGTCTTTTGGCAGTGTATTGGTAATTAACTGCGAAATTTCCCTTAATATATAATCCCCAATATCATGCCCATATGTATCATTAATTCCTTTAAAGCGATCAATATCGAAAATAATAAAGGATAATTGTTTTTTTCTCTTTAATTCTGTAGCAATTAACGCATTTGCACGTTGAATAAAGGCACGTCTATTATAAATATTCGTTAATTCATCCAGCATCGCCATTCTTGTTAGCTCAATATCGGTTTGTTCCTTTGCAAGTAAAATAAAGCCAATGCTGCCAACTAACATCTCAATAAAACGTGTTAAAAAAGCAAGTGTTTGGTATCTGTTTTCTGCAAAAAGTGTGACATCTGTTGAGATAAATAAGGCATTGTATGCACGAAACATAAGTGATAGAGCGATAGCACTATATAAAATCAGCATAATATATTGTAAAATGGACGTTTTCCGATTTTGGTAAAAGGAGTAAACTGGAAATATAATAAGTGTGAAAATCGTAATAGAAATAACAGCAATGCGCACATTTTCAAAATTATAAAACAAAATAGCTGAATAAAAGCTAAACAAACCTATTAATGTTACAATAAATACAGTTCTTTTGACAGTTGTTGTTAAGCATTTAAGCAGCATTAATAGTGCAATACATTCTATCATTGTTCCAATAAGCAACGAGGTATTGCTTAAAAAAACAGAGAGGGTAAATGGTAGGATGTCACGTAATAATAGCATAGTGAATGCGATAACTTGTAGGAGTTTTCCTAAAACAAAAGTCCAAACAGTGCGATTATTATATTGATAACTATATGCAGAAATGAGTATAATGGTACAGATATTTCCAATAACTAGCAATGAGATGACTGTTTTCATATCAAGCAGCAAAAGTGACATACAAATGGACTCCTAACTGAAGTATCGAATAAATTGTTACTATTATACACAAAATGATGACTAAAGTCGATTGGGAATCTAATGGAAAAGGTGAAATGATGTTTAAAACAATTGGGATTTTAGCACATGTAGATGCGGGAAAAACAACTTTTTCTGAGCAGCTACTTTACCATATGGACAGCATTAAAGAAAAAGGGCGTGTTGATAATCAAGATGCACATTTGGATTATCATGCACTGGAAAGGGCACGTGGCATTACAATTTTTGCAGAGCAAGGACGCTTTCAATATGAAGGAGATACATATACATTAATTGACACACCAGGCCATGTCGATTTTTCACCTGAAATGGAGCGCGCAATCCGTGTGATGGACTATGCCATTGTGATTGTTAGTGCTGTAGAGGGCATTCAAGGGCATACGGAAACGGTTTGGCAATTGCTGCAAAAATACAATGTGCCAACTTTTTTATTTATTAATAAAATTGATCGTGAGGGCGCAAATCCGCAGGAGGTGCTTGCGGCGATGCGTCAGGAGCTATCTGAGGAAATTTTATGGATAGAAGAGGATTATCATGAGGAGGCTGTAAAAGAATGGTTAGCAGAGCGTGATGAACAACTGCTCGACCTCTTTCTAGCTGGTGAATTGGATGAGGCAATGGTAAAGCAGCAACTTCAACAGCAAATTGCAGCACGCCAGCTTTTCGTCTGCATGACAGGCTCTGCATTAAAGGATGAAGGCGTGTACCCATTTTTCGAGCAGCTTGCAAAATTAACTATGACAAGCTTTGATGCAATAGCACCATTTCAAGCAGAGGTATTTAAAATTCGGCATGATGCTAGCGGACAGCGACTAACGTTTATGAAGGCATTGCAGGGGCGTTTACAAGTGCGAGATGCCTTTACATTTGATAAAAAGACAGAAAAAGTAACAGAAATTCGACAGTATAATGGTGCGAAATTTGAAACGGTCACTTCGGTTGAGGCAGGCGAGGTTTTTGCTGTCAAGGGCTTGAGCCAAGCAGCTATTGGCCAGATTTTAGGTGGTACAGAGGACGCGGTTGCCTTTGAATTAGTGCCAACATTACAAGCAAAGGTCGTTTATCATGGCGCTTTACATATGAAGGAAGTGTGGCAACAGTTCCGCTTATTAAATGAGGAGGAGCCGTCATTACGTGCCATTTGGCAGGAGCAATTACAGGAAATCCATGTACATGTTATGGGGGTCATTCAGCTAGAGGTGCTTGTAGAAATTGCCAAAGAGCGCTTCGACCTAGCCATCACGTTTGCTGATCCGCAAATTATTTATAAAGAAACAATTGCTTCAACGGTGACAGGCTATGGACATTTCGAGCCGTTGAAGCATTATGCAGAGGTACATTTATTGATGGAGCCCATCGCACGGGGAAATGGGATTCAATTTGTGAATGCTTGTCATGCTGATCATCTATCGATCGGCAATATGCGCTTAGTGGAGCAGCATTTATTTGAAAGAGAGCATCATGGTTTATTAACAGGCTCTGCCTTAACGGATATGAAATTTACGCTACTGACAGGGCGAGGGCATGTAGAATATACGTCAGGTGGTGATTTCCGAGAAGCGACCTTCCGTGCATTACGCCAAGGCTTGGAGCAGGCAGAAAATATTTTATTAGAGCCTTATTATGATGTTAAAATGAAGGCAGCAAGCGATTTTATTGGGCGCATGATGCTTGATATACAGCAGGCACATGGAACCTTTGAGCCACCTGTGATGACAGAAACAACTGCAATGCTAGTTGGAAAAGTGCCTGTTGCAACATTTATGAATTACAGCGCGATTTTTGCAGCGTATACGAATGGTAAAGGTGTATTAAGCTTACAATTTGCAGGCTATGATGTATGCCATAACACAGAGGAAATTATTGCGCAGAAAAACTATGATAAAAACGCAGACCCACTTTATACGTCATCAAGTATTTTTTGTAAAAGGGGCAAAGGGGAAGTAATTCCTTGGGATGAAGCAGAGCAGGCAATGCATTGTTTGAAATGAAACAAGCTAGAAAGCGACTGCTTTCTAGCTATTTTTTTATTCAGTATCCTGTAATGTGAGCGTTAGTGTATCATAGGAGTCACCAGTAATAACAAGCGTGTAGTAATCGCTGTAAGAGTTATCTAAAGAAAACGGCTGTGCGATTTTTCCTCGCTGTTTATTTCCTTTATCATCGTTATAGTCAAAGCTGACATCCAACGTAATCGCATGATGGAATGTATCCTCCGCACGGGGAATTTTAAATGACAAGGAGCCATTATTCTCAATGTTGTTTTTTGGCACTGTGTAGTTCGCCCCACCGATTGTCAATTCAACATTTGATAGGTTAATTGCTGATTGGTTGACAAATTGTAGCTCGTATTCCTTGCTTAAATAGCGGGAAGCGCTATATCGATTGCCATCTGGGTCTACAACGATACGCGGTGCAATTTTTTCAAATGTTAAAATCAGCTCTTTGTCGCTATAAACAAAGTAAGTTGTTCCTTCTGTTTTGACCGAAACATTATGATAATTCAGCTGTCCGGGTGGTACTTTAAAATGCTCTTTACCCTCCATCTCTTCCTCAGTGAAAAGCGACTTAGGAACGATGACTAGGTTGTTGTCATGAAAGTAAAAATATGAAATATGCTCACCATGCCGTTGGGTGTTGAATATTAGTCCATCTAAGTCACTATCTGAAATACGATAGCTTGCTGACTGTTCTTTTTGCAAATAAGTGGCACCAATTAATAGAAAAATAATAGCTGATAAAGCGAGTACGATGCGCGGCATCCAGCGGGCTTGTTTTTTCTGCTTTGTTTTTGCATGAATCGTTGCACGTTCTCTATGGGTAAATTGTGCTTCTTGAAAAATATGTTGCTCCAATGCGGCGGGTAAATTTTTTAATTGCTTTTCCATATTAATCCCTTCCTTCTAACAAAGTTTTCAATTTCTCGCGAGCTCGCTTTAAACGTGTCTTTACTGTATTGTCACCACAGCGTAATATGGTTGCGACTTCATGAACAGATAATTCCTCATAGTAATAAAGCAAAATGACTTCTCGATATTTAGTAGGCAATGTGAGTACAGCATGTGCTAATGCTTCATTTGTTTCTTGCTGGATTACAAAATGCTCCGCATGCAGTGAGGTAGGGAGCTGTTGATCAAAGCCGCTATCCTTCACAATGATTCGCTTAAACCATGCTGTACGGTAATAATCCTTTGCGCGATTAATGGCGATACGATAAATCCATGCTTTATATGATTGGATAGTATGTCTTTTGTTGTATTGCTCGTAACAGGTAAGGAAGACATCTTGCACAATTTCCTGTGCCTTGCCCCAATCCTGAACATAGCTAAAGGTAAGCTTTGTGAGTGGTAGTCCGTATGTATCCATTAATGTATCAAGCCATGCTTCGGGTGTATCCAATACCGTATCGAATGGGATATTTTCTGCTCGTGTCATCATCTCACATCCTTTCTTGCCCCTAAGACGACGTAAAAATGGAATGCGTTTCAAAATTTAGAAATAAAATTACGTTCCAGATTGTATTTTGTGACCTTGGTCTAATGAAAAAGCTGTCGGAAAAAAATTCCGACAGCCATTTTAATTTTCTACTAAATAGCCTTTTTTTCTCAATCGTTCCTCAGCTAAATCGAGCAAGCCTTCAGAAGATGCGCTAATGATGTGCATATGTGTGCCATCTGTGAGCGCGGATAAATAACTGGCATTAGCATCCTCGATACGCTTCACAAAAGCCTCTACTTCGGGGCGATTGGATACCATAATGGAGGCAGTAATTTCTCCATAAATTGCATGATCGACAATCACATTTTGAATCGTCACACCGCAATCAACAATCGTATACATCTCGTCCAATGCTTGCTCAGCACTATGTGAACAAACGACTTTGCGCTCAATATAAGCTGCTTTTTCTAAAGGCATATATAAATAGCCCTGGCTTGTAGAAATGATTGGCTCATTGCGTGCCTTTAATAAGTTCATATCGTTGACAATCACTTGGCGTGATACATTGGCATGCTTTGCTAAATCTGTGCCTGTAATTGCTTTACCAGCTGTTTTTAATAATGACAATAGCTCGTATCGGCGTTCTTCGCCTAACATTTTTTTCATGCTGTCACCTCCGAATGATTTTATGTATATCAATAATTTGTCCAAACATAGTGTAACATGAGAGCGTCTTGATGCGCCTAAAAGATTTGTGTCCATTTTTTTATTTTCACATATGATAAAGCGAGAAAAGGAGGATGCCCATGCGAGTTCATGTTGTCCAAAAAGGCGATACACTCTGGAAAATTGCAAAGCAATACAGCATTGGCTTTGATGAGCTAAAACGTTTAAATGCACATTTAGCTAATCCAGATTATATCGTGCCAGGAATGGAAATTTATTTGCCAGACGGTCATCACGTGAAGGAGAAACCAAAAGAACATATTAAGGAAAAGCCGATTGAAAAGCCACACAATGTTGTGCCACCACACACACCGGCACCGCAGCCACCGAAAGTGGAGCAACCAATCGCGCCACAGCCACACTGGCAGCCACCGCAGCCTGTATGGCCAGAGTTCAATTTATACATGCCTTGGCATATTGATATGATGCAAATGCAGCCGATGATGCCACCACCACAAATGCAACAGCCAATCATGCCACCACCGCAGCCACCGATGATGCCGTTACCAGAAGTCCAAAAGCCACCAAAAGTGGAGCAACCAATCGTACCACGTCCTGAAATTCAACAACCGCCACAAGTACAGCAGCCAATCATGCCGTTACCAGAAGTTCAACAGCCTATGTTACCACCAATGCAACAGCCGATGTTTCCACAAATGATGCCATGTCAGCCAATGCCACCGATGTGTATGCCACCAATGCAGATGATGTGTTGTAGCCCAATGCCTATGCCATACGATATGATGATGTATCCACAAATGCAAATGCCAATGCAGCCATATCCAAACATGCCACAGTTTGTAGAAGGAGAGCAGCAAGCTTCGCCTATGATGGAACATGGAATGTGTACAGAAAACATAAGTGACGAAATGAATCAGCCTTACCCATATGCTCCATGCCCGCAAATGATGCCATTACCATGTCAGCCAATGCCATGCCCACCATGGCAATATTAATATGTACATTAAGCACAATTGCTGGAAATGGCAAACGGCAGCAGGCGCATTTTTTGTTAAAAAATATGATGATATAGTGATTGAAAAAAAAGTTAAAAATATTCATCAAAAACTAGCTAATATCCATTTTCCTTATCATATTCCGATAGCGAACAACAACGATGGGCTTGTGATTCAAAAGTGGCATGAGGGGCGTAGCGCCCGCTTTCAAGAAAAGGAAGAGCGATTGGCGGCTGTTAATTGTTTACAGGCACTTCATGATACGAGCACAAGCATTAATTGGCAATTGGAGCCATTACCACGTCAACACCTACCGCGAAAATGGCGTGCACGATTTGAGCGCTTTTTAATGCACGAACAGGCCTTAACACAGTATTTGAAAAATGACTATGAAACAATTATTCAAATGGCATATAAAGGCTTACGCAATATGCAGCCAGTTCCAATGCAATTAGGGGAAGCAACCTTATTACATGGCGATGTAGTGCATCATAATTTTTTGAAAACAGAGCACGGCATGCTGCTAATTGATTTTGATTTAGCGGTGCTTGGCTCTCCAATTGATGAGATGATTTTATGGATGCACCGAGCGCTCCCAAATGTCGATTATGATGTAGCATTGCTTTTAAAGGAGCATCCTTATACAGAGATTTGTAAGACGCAGCTCTCTTATATTTACTATCCTAATGAGCTGTTGCGAGAATGGCTATATATTTTGCAGTTAGATAAGGAAGAGCGCGAGCCTTTTTTAGATTACTTAATACCGTTTACTAAAAAAGCATTACGACATTGGCCAAAATTAATTGCACAAATCGAGCAATACTAGAAAGATGTCTGAAAAGCATTGTGCGTGCTTTTCAGACATTTGCTAGTTCGTTGTACAGAAATGCCGAACAAATATGCTATAATGAATGCATGATTGTGAGGGATGAAAGATGTATGATTATTTAAAAGGACAGGTGACGCGTATAACGCCTGAATACATCGTCATAGAGCAGCAAGGAATTGGCTGGCGATTGTTTACACCGAATCCATTTGCCTTTCAAAAAACAGCGAATGAGCAACAAGTTTTTTTACATATGCATGTGCGTGAGGATGCGCAATTTTTATATGGATTTACAAGCTTAGATCAGCGTGAATTATTCCGCAAGCTCATCCAAGTTTCAGGAATCGGACCAAAGGGCGCCTTGGCGATTTTAGCGACAGGCAACCCTGTCCAAGTTATTCAAGCGATTGAAATGGAGGACGAGTCCTTTTTAGTGAAATTCCCAGGTGTAGGGAAAAAAACGGCACGCCAAATGATTTTAGATTTAAAAGGAAAGCTTGGAGCGCTGTTAGACAATGTGGAGCTCCCGAGCGCAGAGAAAGAGCTGCCATTATTCGGCGTTAATCCGTATAAGCATGAGCTAGAAGAGGCACTATTAGCATTAACAGCACTTGGCTATGCAGAGCGTGAGTTAGCAAAGATACAGCCTCAGCTTGAAGCGGATGAGACATTAATGACGACGGATGCTTATATGAAGCAGGCGTTACAGCTACTATTGAAATTAAAGTAGGAGGAATTAACAATGGCAGATCGAGTGATTTCGAGCGAAGCGAATGCGGCGGAGGAACAGCTCGAGTATTCTTTACGCCCGCAGTCACTTGCACAATATATTGGGCAGCATCAAGTGAAGGATAACTTGAAAATTTTCATAGAAGCGGCGAAGCAGCGACAGGAATGCTTAGACCATGTGCTACTTTACGGACCACCAGGGCTTGGGAAAACGACATTAGCTACAGTTATTGCCAATGAGATGGGTGTACAAGTGCGTATGACAAGTGGACCAGCGATTGAGCGACCAGGTGATTTAGCGGCAATTGTGAGCAGCCTAGAGCCTGGCGATGTATTATTTATTGATGAAATTCATCGCCTGCCACGTGCGATTGAGGAAGTGCTGTATCCTGCGATGGAGGATTTTTGCTTAGATATCGTTGTCGGCAAAGGACCAGAAGCACGCTCCATTCGCTTGGACTTGCCCCCGTTTACATTAGTTGGTGCGACAACGCGTGCAGGTGCATTATCAGCCCCATTACGCGATCGCTTTGGTGTCCTATTGCGTCTTGAATTTTACGATGAGGACGCATTAGCTCAAATTGTCATGCGCAGTGGGCAACTTTTCGATGTGGAAATGGACGAAACTGCCGCCTATGAAATTGCTCGTCGCTCAAGAGGAACACCTCGTATAGCGAATCGTTTATTAAAGCGAGTACGTGATTATGCACAGGTCATTGGTAACGGGCAAATTTCGCTGTCGCTTGCACAGCAGGCACTTGAATTACTGCAAGTCGATCCGCTCGGCTTAGACCATATTGACCATAAGCTGATGCTTGCAATGCTAGAGCGTTTCCG belongs to Lysinibacillus louembei and includes:
- a CDS encoding GGDEF domain-containing protein produces the protein MSLLLLDMKTVISLLVIGNICTIILISAYSYQYNNRTVWTFVLGKLLQVIAFTMLLLRDILPFTLSVFLSNTSLLIGTMIECIALLMLLKCLTTTVKRTVFIVTLIGLFSFYSAILFYNFENVRIAVISITIFTLIIFPVYSFYQNRKTSILQYIMLILYSAIALSLMFRAYNALFISTDVTLFAENRYQTLAFLTRFIEMLVGSIGFILLAKEQTDIELTRMAMLDELTNIYNRRAFIQRANALIATELKRKKQLSFIIFDIDRFKGINDTYGHDIGDYILREISQLITNTLPKDSIFGRYGGDEFVILVPNCNRDNAKQLAEALRMAVLHHPFQYISTACTLSLGVATTEVITTISLDGLYKNADKALYHAKENGRNQVYAMSF
- a CDS encoding GTP-binding protein; this translates as MFKTIGILAHVDAGKTTFSEQLLYHMDSIKEKGRVDNQDAHLDYHALERARGITIFAEQGRFQYEGDTYTLIDTPGHVDFSPEMERAIRVMDYAIVIVSAVEGIQGHTETVWQLLQKYNVPTFLFINKIDREGANPQEVLAAMRQELSEEILWIEEDYHEEAVKEWLAERDEQLLDLFLAGELDEAMVKQQLQQQIAARQLFVCMTGSALKDEGVYPFFEQLAKLTMTSFDAIAPFQAEVFKIRHDASGQRLTFMKALQGRLQVRDAFTFDKKTEKVTEIRQYNGAKFETVTSVEAGEVFAVKGLSQAAIGQILGGTEDAVAFELVPTLQAKVVYHGALHMKEVWQQFRLLNEEEPSLRAIWQEQLQEIHVHVMGVIQLEVLVEIAKERFDLAITFADPQIIYKETIASTVTGYGHFEPLKHYAEVHLLMEPIARGNGIQFVNACHADHLSIGNMRLVEQHLFEREHHGLLTGSALTDMKFTLLTGRGHVEYTSGGDFREATFRALRQGLEQAENILLEPYYDVKMKAASDFIGRMMLDIQQAHGTFEPPVMTETTAMLVGKVPVATFMNYSAIFAAYTNGKGVLSLQFAGYDVCHNTEEIIAQKNYDKNADPLYTSSSIFCKRGKGEVIPWDEAEQAMHCLK
- a CDS encoding sigma-70 family RNA polymerase sigma factor produces the protein MTRAENIPFDTVLDTPEAWLDTLMDTYGLPLTKLTFSYVQDWGKAQEIVQDVFLTCYEQYNKRHTIQSYKAWIYRIAINRAKDYYRTAWFKRIIVKDSGFDQQLPTSLHAEHFVIQQETNEALAHAVLTLPTKYREVILLYYYEELSVHEVATILRCGDNTVKTRLKRAREKLKTLLEGRD
- a CDS encoding transcription repressor NadR, translated to MKKMLGEERRYELLSLLKTAGKAITGTDLAKHANVSRQVIVNDMNLLKARNEPIISTSQGYLYMPLEKAAYIERKVVCSHSAEQALDEMYTIVDCGVTIQNVIVDHAIYGEITASIMVSNRPEVEAFVKRIEDANASYLSALTDGTHMHIISASSEGLLDLAEERLRKKGYLVEN
- a CDS encoding LysM peptidoglycan-binding domain-containing protein, whose amino-acid sequence is MRVHVVQKGDTLWKIAKQYSIGFDELKRLNAHLANPDYIVPGMEIYLPDGHHVKEKPKEHIKEKPIEKPHNVVPPHTPAPQPPKVEQPIAPQPHWQPPQPVWPEFNLYMPWHIDMMQMQPMMPPPQMQQPIMPPPQPPMMPLPEVQKPPKVEQPIVPRPEIQQPPQVQQPIMPLPEVQQPMLPPMQQPMFPQMMPCQPMPPMCMPPMQMMCCSPMPMPYDMMMYPQMQMPMQPYPNMPQFVEGEQQASPMMEHGMCTENISDEMNQPYPYAPCPQMMPLPCQPMPCPPWQY
- a CDS encoding phosphotransferase, whose product is MYIKHNCWKWQTAAGAFFVKKYDDIVIEKKVKNIHQKLANIHFPYHIPIANNNDGLVIQKWHEGRSARFQEKEERLAAVNCLQALHDTSTSINWQLEPLPRQHLPRKWRARFERFLMHEQALTQYLKNDYETIIQMAYKGLRNMQPVPMQLGEATLLHGDVVHHNFLKTEHGMLLIDFDLAVLGSPIDEMILWMHRALPNVDYDVALLLKEHPYTEICKTQLSYIYYPNELLREWLYILQLDKEEREPFLDYLIPFTKKALRHWPKLIAQIEQY
- the ruvA gene encoding Holliday junction branch migration protein RuvA, yielding MYDYLKGQVTRITPEYIVIEQQGIGWRLFTPNPFAFQKTANEQQVFLHMHVREDAQFLYGFTSLDQRELFRKLIQVSGIGPKGALAILATGNPVQVIQAIEMEDESFLVKFPGVGKKTARQMILDLKGKLGALLDNVELPSAEKELPLFGVNPYKHELEEALLALTALGYAERELAKIQPQLEADETLMTTDAYMKQALQLLLKLK
- the ruvB gene encoding Holliday junction branch migration DNA helicase RuvB, with translation MADRVISSEANAAEEQLEYSLRPQSLAQYIGQHQVKDNLKIFIEAAKQRQECLDHVLLYGPPGLGKTTLATVIANEMGVQVRMTSGPAIERPGDLAAIVSSLEPGDVLFIDEIHRLPRAIEEVLYPAMEDFCLDIVVGKGPEARSIRLDLPPFTLVGATTRAGALSAPLRDRFGVLLRLEFYDEDALAQIVMRSGQLFDVEMDETAAYEIARRSRGTPRIANRLLKRVRDYAQVIGNGQISLSLAQQALELLQVDPLGLDHIDHKLMLAMLERFRGGPVGLDTIAASIGEERVTIEDVYEPYLLQIGFVQRTPRGRIATALAYEHFGIAPQQS